The Pseudomonas sp. FP2309 genome has a window encoding:
- the infC gene encoding translation initiation factor IF-3: MIIKREMRQDKRAAPKAPINENISAREVRLIGADGEQIGIVSIDEALRIAEESKLDLVEISADAIPPVCRVMDYGKSIFEKKKQVAAAKKNQKQIQVKEIKFRPGTEEGDYQVKLRNLVRFLSDGDRAKVSLRFRGREMAHQELGMELLKRVEADLLEYGSVEQHPKMEGRQLIMVIAPKKKK; encoded by the coding sequence ATTATTATTAAGCGTGAAATGAGACAAGATAAACGAGCTGCACCGAAAGCCCCGATCAACGAGAATATCTCGGCACGCGAGGTTCGGTTAATTGGCGCTGACGGCGAGCAGATTGGCATCGTCTCGATTGATGAAGCGCTTCGTATTGCAGAAGAGTCCAAATTGGACCTGGTGGAAATCTCCGCCGATGCAATCCCACCCGTATGCCGGGTGATGGACTACGGCAAGTCGATCTTCGAGAAGAAGAAACAGGTTGCCGCGGCGAAGAAGAACCAGAAGCAGATTCAAGTAAAAGAAATCAAGTTTCGTCCAGGGACGGAGGAAGGGGATTACCAGGTAAAACTGCGCAACCTGGTACGTTTCCTGAGTGATGGGGACAGGGCCAAGGTATCCTTGCGATTCCGCGGCCGTGAGATGGCCCACCAGGAGTTGGGGATGGAACTCCTCAAGCGGGTTGAAGCTGACCTGCTCGAGTACGGTTCGGTCGAACAGCATCCTAAGATGGAAGGACGCCAGCTGATCATGGTCATCGCCCCGAAAAAGAAGAAGTAA